A window of Thermogemmatispora onikobensis contains these coding sequences:
- a CDS encoding SDR family oxidoreductase yields the protein MSHRLAYEPELFTIANQTAVITGGTGVLGGSMARFLARQGVRVALLSRTASPTNEIVRTIRNEGGEALGLPCDVSDRQAIEQAAKEIEATFGRATILINAAGGNREAASTTSELPFFDLRPEALQEVLTLNLVGTFYCCQVFGRSMAAEGRGSIVNIASMAALRPLTRVPAYSAAKAGVVNLTQWLAVYMAQEYSPAIRVNAIAPGFFLTEQNRRLLIDPSTGSLTERGHRILDHTPMRRLGQPEDLFGTLLWLLSPASAFVTGILIPVDGGFSAYAGV from the coding sequence ATGAGTCATCGTCTTGCTTATGAACCGGAGCTATTCACCATTGCCAACCAGACAGCCGTGATTACTGGAGGCACCGGCGTGCTTGGGGGAAGCATGGCCCGCTTCCTGGCGCGGCAGGGAGTCCGCGTCGCCCTCCTCAGCCGCACTGCCAGCCCCACAAACGAGATCGTGCGCACGATTCGCAACGAGGGGGGGGAGGCCCTGGGCCTGCCTTGCGACGTGAGCGATCGCCAGGCTATTGAACAAGCAGCTAAAGAGATCGAGGCAACCTTCGGGCGCGCTACCATCTTAATCAATGCCGCCGGCGGGAATCGCGAGGCCGCTTCGACGACCTCAGAGTTGCCCTTTTTCGATCTGAGGCCGGAGGCGCTCCAGGAGGTGCTGACACTCAACCTCGTCGGCACCTTCTACTGTTGCCAGGTCTTCGGACGTAGCATGGCTGCTGAGGGGAGAGGAAGTATCGTCAATATCGCCTCTATGGCCGCATTGCGCCCGCTGACGCGCGTACCTGCCTACAGCGCCGCCAAGGCAGGCGTTGTGAATCTGACGCAGTGGCTGGCCGTTTATATGGCTCAGGAGTACAGTCCCGCTATCCGGGTCAACGCCATCGCTCCCGGCTTCTTCTTGACAGAGCAAAACCGCAGGCTGCTCATCGATCCCTCGACAGGGAGCCTGACCGAGCGCGGGCATCGTATCCTCGATCATACTCCCATGCGGCGCCTCGGCCAGCCAGAGGACCTCTTCGGCACCCTGCTCTGGCTGCTGAGTCCTGCCTCGGCCTTCGTTACAGGCATCTTGATTCCAGTCGATGGCGGTTTCTCCGCTTACGCCGGTGTCTGA
- a CDS encoding ThiF family adenylyltransferase, whose amino-acid sequence MSTINLNPNDPFFHEERHASLAAVARRQITICGAGALGANLCETLARMGFARLRLIDHDRVEMRNLSTQPYLRGEIGAPKARALAATLYRAVQARLEPVTITLTEQNAAQLLQGSDLVVDTFDNEAARAAVSAASRALALPCLHVGFSADGLYGNGEWEPDYQPPQAGASDPCDYPLTRPFALLLAALAARAVADFFRQGIAYTFEVTWNDLHLVYRPTTLREAARGQL is encoded by the coding sequence ATGAGCACGATCAACCTTAATCCAAACGATCCGTTTTTCCATGAGGAGCGCCACGCCTCTCTGGCAGCAGTCGCCAGGCGCCAGATTACGATTTGCGGTGCGGGGGCGCTCGGCGCCAATCTCTGCGAGACACTGGCCCGAATGGGCTTTGCACGCCTGCGACTGATCGACCACGATCGGGTCGAGATGCGCAATCTGTCAACGCAGCCGTATCTGCGCGGCGAGATCGGCGCTCCCAAGGCCCGCGCCTTAGCCGCAACGCTCTATCGCGCTGTGCAGGCCCGCCTGGAGCCAGTAACGATCACGCTTACAGAACAGAACGCCGCTCAGCTGCTGCAAGGAAGCGATCTCGTCGTTGACACTTTCGATAATGAGGCTGCCCGCGCCGCCGTGAGCGCTGCCAGCCGTGCACTGGCGCTGCCCTGTCTCCACGTCGGCTTCAGCGCCGATGGCCTCTATGGCAATGGCGAGTGGGAGCCTGACTATCAACCGCCGCAGGCCGGCGCCAGTGACCCTTGTGATTACCCGCTCACTCGTCCGTTCGCTTTGCTGCTGGCCGCCCTGGCCGCGCGAGCCGTTGCTGATTTCTTCCGCCAGGGCATCGCCTATACCTTCGAGGTTACCTGGAATGACCTGCACCTCGTCTACCGTCCCACCACACTTCGGGAAGCAGCGAGGGGCCAACTATAG